One Xenopus tropicalis strain Nigerian chromosome 8, UCB_Xtro_10.0, whole genome shotgun sequence genomic window carries:
- the LOC100498084 gene encoding cathepsin S: MGPSSICLVALLSLLIPAHSAPDPTLDTHWQLWVKTHQKSYKDGEEERARRTIWEETLKFISVHNLEYSLGLHTYEVGMNHLGDMTGEEVAATMTGYTGSGDSLANMSHVPKEILEALAPPSIDWRTQNCVTPVRDQGSSCRSCYAFSAVGALECQWKKKTVRLVTFSPQELVDCSDGEGNHGCNGGKIEKAFKYMKKYGVMEESAYPYTGQKGLCRKKQPGNIGVVKAIHDLPSGNETLLMNTVGTIGPVSVSINASSEKFHQFKSGVYYNPDCLPNKVNHAVLVVGYGKENGMDYWLVKNSWGVQFGENGYIKMARNRGNNCGIATRPVYATV, encoded by the exons ATGGGACCATCCAGCATCTGCCTTGTGGCTCTGCTTTCCCTACTGATCCCGGCTCACTCGGCCCCTGATCCCACCCTGGACACTCACTGGCAGCTGTGGGTTAAAACTCACCAGAAGAGCTATAAGGATGGG GAAGAGGAACGTGCAAGACGAACCATCTGGGAGGAGACACTGAAATTTATCTCAGTCCATAACTTGGAATATTCCTTGGGACTTCACACTTATGAGGTTGGGATGAACCATCTGGGAGATATG ACAGGTGAGGAGGTGGCTGCAACAATGACAGGTTACACCGGCTCAGGGGATTCATTGGCCAACATGTCCCACGTACCCAAAGAGATACTAGAGGCTCTGGCACCACCATCAATAGACTGGAGAACCCAAAACTGTGTCACCCCTGTGAGAGATcag GGATCATCCTGCAGATCTTGCTATGCTTTCAGTGCCGTGGGGGCCCTGGAATGCCAATGGAAAAAGAAAACTGTCAGACTGGTCACATTCAGCCCCCAGGAACTGGTGGATTGTTCCGACGGCGAAGGAAACCATGGCTGTAACGGGGGAAAAATCGAAAAGGCCTTTAAATACATGAAGAAATATGGCGTTATGGAGGAATCTGCTTACCCATATACAGGACAG AAAGGACTGTGCAGAAAGAAGCAGCCAGGCAATATTGGAGTAGTAAAGGCAATCCACGATTTGCCTTCTGGCAATGAAACTTTACTTATGAATACTGTGGGAACAATTGGACCCGTGTCTGTTTCCATTAATGCTTCCAGTGAAAAATTCCATCAGTTCAAGTCAG GTGTCTATTACAATCCAGACTGCCTCCCCAACAAAGTAAACCATGCTGTGCTTGTGGTTGGATACGGTAAAGAAAATGGCATGGACTATTGGCTGGTTAAGAACAG cTGGGGAGTCCAGTTTGGAGAGAATGGATACATTAAAATGGCTCGAAATCGTGGCAACAACTGTGGCATTGCGACGAGACCCGTCTATGCAACTGTGTGA
- the LOC100498238 gene encoding cathepsin S, with the protein MGPSGICLVALLSLLIPAHSAPDPTLDTHWQLWVKTHQKSYKDTEEERARRTIWEETLKFITVHNLEYSLGLHTYEVGMNHLGDMTGEEVKATLTGCAGSDHSLANMTHEPKLLEAKIPASIDWRTKGCVTSVRSQGKCGSCYAFSAVGALECQVKKKTGSLVTFSPQELVDCSYTEGNKGCKGGTLRSSFMYMKNSGILEDFNYPYTAKEEKCKKKKPSKIGLIKDFQRVPARDEMMLMKAVGTVGPVSVAINSSSAGFRMYKSGVFYDPSCISTTNHNVLVVGYGTEQGMDYWLVKNSWGAGFGDKGYIKMARNRNNHCGIANKAAYPIV; encoded by the exons ATGGGACCATCCGGCATCTGCCTTGTGGCTCTGCTTTCCCTACTGATCCCGGCTCACTCGGCCCCTGATCCCACCCTGGACACTCACTGGCAGCTGTGGGTTAAAACTCACCAGAAGAGCTATAAGGATACG GAAGAGGAACGTGCCAGACGGACCATCTGGGAGGAGACACTGAAATTTATCACAGTCCATAACTTGGAATATTCCTTGGGACTCCACACTTATGAGGTTGGGATGAACCATCTGGGAGATATG ACAGGTGAGGAGGTGAAGGCGACATTGACAGGTTGTGCTGGATCAGACCATTCACTGGCCAACATGACCCATGAACCAAAGTTATTAGAAGCTAAGATACCGGCATCAATAGACTGGAGAACCAAAGGCTGTGTCACTAGTGTAAGAAGTCAG GGAAAGTGCGGATCTTGCTATGCTTTCAGTGCCGTGGGGGCCCTGGAATGCCAAGTGAAAAAGAAAACGGGCTCACTGGTCACATTCAGCCCCCAGGAACTGGTGGATTGTTCCTACACTGAAGGAAACAAAGGCTGTAAGGGGGGGACTTTACGTTCTTCCTTCATGTACATGAAGAATTCTGGCATTCTGGAGGATTTCAATTACCCATACACAGCAAAG GAAGAAAAGTGCAAAAAGAAGAAGCCAAGCAAAATTGGACTCATTAAGGATTTCCAAAGAGTTCCTGCTCGAGATGAAATGATGCTTATGAAAGCTGTAGGAACTGTAGGACCCGTGTCTGTTGCCATAAACAGCAGTAGTGCAGGGTTCCGTATGTACAAGTCAG GTGTTTTTTATGATCCATCTTGCATCTCGACTACAAACCATAATGTGCTTGTGGTTGGTTATGGTACAGAACAGGGCATGGACTATTGGCTGGTTAAGAACAG ctgGGGAGCAGGCTTTGGAGACAAAGGATACATTAAAATGGCTCGAAACCGCAACAACCATTGTGGCATTGCCAACAAAGCTGCCTATCCCATTGTGTGA